The Thermomonospora amylolytica sequence CGCAGGCAGGCCAGGCTGTAGCGGTCGACGTCCTTGCCGTGCCGGTCGCGGGGGCCTGGAACGCCGGGTTGGCCAGCGTCTGCCGGGCCTGCTCGTCGGCGCGGGTGGCCACCTCGAAGTCGATCAGCGCCACCGTGTCGTCCGGCCGCACCATGATGTTGAACATGTGCAGGTCGTGGTACACCGCGCCGCGCTCGTGAACGGCCTCCACCAGCCGCTGCACGCCCCGGTGGATCCGCAGCGCCCAGGCGGTGTAACCGGCCACCTTTCCCGGGTCGAGTTCCGGGTCCAGCAACGGATGGCGCTCGGCGAAGAAAGTGTTGAGGGTGCGTCCCTCGATGCGCTCCTGCACCAGGAAATGGTGCTCGCCCAGCACGAAGTAGTCGATCATCTCGGGGACGCCGTCGATGCCCGCCAGATGCTCCAGCATGTCCCGTTCACGCTGCAGCCGGGACACCGCGTCCGCCCCGTCGGCGGCCAGCCCGGCATGAGGACGGGCCTCCTTGAGAATGACCTGCCGGCCATTCCTGGTGTCCGTTCCGGCGTACACTCCGCCGCCGTTGGAGAAATGCAGCGCCTGCTCGATCCGGTACGGCAGGTCGGCGACGGTGGTCGCGGCGCGGGCGGCCAGATGCGGCTCCAGGCAGGCCGGGAGCGTCACCCACTCGGGCACCGTGAACACCGGCCCGCGCCGGTCCGGCACCAGCTCGCCGTCGCCGTTCTCCATCGCCGGCACCAGGTCGCCGCGCTCGTCCAGCACCCGCCGGCGGGCGAACCCGCCGTACCGCACGTACAGCGGGCCGTCACCGATCCGCAGGTCGGACAGGATGTAGGGGCCCGGAAGCCCGGCCAGCCCGGCGCCCAGCTCCGCGATGATCCGGGCCAGCTCCGCCTCGTCGGCGGGGTAGATCGTCACCAGCTTGCCGCTGGCGCCGCGCGGGGCGTACTTGGCGTTGCGCATCCGCAGCGTGCCCGGCCCGCGCAGGTGCTTGAACGCGATGCCGCGCGGCACGCAGTACTCCCAGGTGCGCTCCAGAACGGTGTCGGCGCTTTCCGCGCAGCCGGAGACGTGCACTTTCCAGCCCTGCAGCGGAATGCGGCTCACCGGCGGCTCGTAGTTCATCCACTCGTCGCCCGGGATCTGCCGCCAGCCGTCCGGAAGAGGCCGATGCGCGATCGCGAACTCGGTGGCCCGGCCGACCTTGGGGGCGTCATAGAAGAAACGGTCGGCCAGGCAGTAGAGCTCGTACCGCTGATCCACCGGAATGCCTCTCTGTGCGAGCGCCGGAAGCGTGACAGGGAAAGGCTCGCAGAGCAAAGAGAGATCTACCAGTAGCGGACATCACGAATGAACCGTGAAACCTTACCGGCCCGACCGTGACGCTTCGGTCACAAATAGCGGCGGCCGGCTCGGACCAGTGGGGACCGGCGGGGGTCGGCGTGGTCGACCGCCAGCACGTCGGCGAGCACCAGGAGGTGGTCGCCGGCCGTCAGCCGCTGCCGGGTCCGGCACTCCAGCGCCGCGGGAGCGTCGGCGACGATCAGGGCGTCCGACAGCGGGCCCCGATGGTGCGGCCGTCCGGCCAGCAGCAGTCGCGCCCCCGGGCGGCCCGCCGCCGCGAACCGCCCGGCCAGGGCGCGCTGGTCGGCGCCGAGCACGTTGGCGGCCCACACGTCCCGGCGGCCCAGCACCTCCGCCAGGTAGGACGATCCGGTCACCGCCACCGCCACCATCGGCGGCTCCAGCGACACCGACATGAACGAGCTGATCGTCGTGCCCAGGTCGTCGCGCCCGTCGCGGACGGTCAGCACCACCACCCCGGTGGCCAGCGCCGACATCGCGTCGGTGAACTCCCCGGGCGCCGGCGGGGCGCTCAGCGGATCTCCCAGTTCCCCGGCAGGGTCAGCGGCCCGCCGGCGGGCAGCCCCAGCCGCGCCGCCAGCGCGCTCAGCGACCCCCACCCGTCGAACCGGGCGCCGGCCGCCGTGCGGTCCTCGCTGGACTCGGCCGGGCGCAGCCGCTCCAGCGGCGTGACGTGCGGGTAGCCGCGGACCGGGGCGTCGACGGGCAGCCCGGCCTTCTTGCGGGCCAGGTCCAGCGCCAGGTCGAGCCCGCCGAGCTCGTCGACCAGCCCGCCCTCCTTGGCGTCCGCGCCGGTCCACACCCGGCCGCGGGCCATCTCGTCCACCTGGTCGGCGCTCAGCCCGCGGAACTCGGCGACCTTGGCGGTGAAGTCGGCGTACACCCGGTCCAGCGACGCCTGGATCCGCTCCCACTCCGACTCGGTGAAGCCCTTGGTGGCGCTGAACATCCGGGCGTGCTCCCCGTCGGAGACCGTGCCCATCGCGACGCCGATCCGCTCCAGCAGCTCGCTGATCACCGCCTTGCCCACCACGACGCCGATCGAGCCGGTGATGGTGCCGGGCTGCGCCACGATGGTGTCGGCGGCCATCGAGACGTAGTAGCCGCCGGAGGCCGCCACGTTCCCCATCGACACGACCACCGGCTTGCCGGACCGCCGGGCCAGCACCACCTCGCGCCAGATCGCGTCGGAGGCGACCGCCGACCCGCCGGGGCTGTTGACCCGGAACACGATGGCCTTGACCCGCTCGTCGCGGACCGCCGCCCGGAACGCCGACCCGATGGTGTCCGAGCCCATCGCCGGGCCCTGCGACGGCAGCGGGCCGCCCCGCCCGCTGCGGCCCAGCCGGATCATGCCCTGCCCGTTGATCAGCGCGACCACCTGGCGGCCGCGGCTGGGCTGCGGCAGCCGTTCGGCGAGCCCGTGAGAACGGTTGTAGCGGGCCACGTACCGCAGCTGCACCCGCCCGTCCGGGCCGCCGGCCTCCTTGCGGACCTCGTCGTAGACCTCGTCCCGGTACGCCAGCCGGTCGACCAGTCCGGCCTCCAGCGCCTCGTCGGCCTGCAGCGGGCCCCGGTCGATCAGCTCACGGACCTTGTCGACGGTCAGCCCGCGCGCCTCGGCGATGCCGGCGGCCAGCTGCTCGCCGATGGAGTCCACCAGCCGCTGCGAGGACCGCCGGTGCGCCTCGGTGTAGGCCCGCTCCATGAAGGTGTTGGCCATGGTCTTGTACTCGTGGCGGGCGGCGAACACCGGCTCGATCCCCGCCTTGTCCAGCGCGCCCCGCAGGAACGGCTCCTCCAGCGCCACGCCGGTCAGCCCCACCTCGCCGGTGGGCTGCAGGTACACCCGGTCGAACGCGGACGCCAGGTAGTAGGGGACGCTGCCGCGCCCGCTCTCCCCGTACGTCTCGCTCCACGCCACGGTGAGCTTGCCGGCCTCGCGCAGCGCGGTCACCGCCCCGCGCAGTTCCTGCGCCATCGCCAGGCCCAGCGTTCCGGACACCTTGACCACCAGGGCCCGCACCCGGGCGTCACCGCGGGCCCGGCGCAGCCCGTCCAGCACGTCCCGCAGGTGGGGACGGCGCATCGACAGCACCGCCGACAACGGATCGGCCGGGACCGTCTCCACGATCCCGTCGGTCAGGTCGAGTTCGAGCACCAGCGGGGCCGTCCGCCGGTCGCGCGCTTGCCGGATGATGCTGACGACAGTGCCGGAATCCACCATGCGGCAAGCCTATGCGCTCACCGGGCGGCTCCCGGAGGAGCCGCCGGGCTCCGTTCAGCGGGAGAACGCCTGGTTGGGGGTGACGCTGGCGGTCGCCTGCGCGATCAGCCGCCCCTCGGCGTCGGTGATCGTCGCGTTGGACAGCATCCGGGTCCTGCCCGGGTGCACGCACACGCCCTCCACCCGGTACGTCCGGTCGGCCGGCACCGGCCGCAGGTACTCCACGCTGAGGCTGAGCGTCAGCATCGGGGTGAAGCGCTCGAACGTGCTGGCCGCGGCCAGGCAGACGGCGTTGTCGAGGATCATCGCGATGTACCCGCCGTGCACCGTTCCACCGGGGTTGCACAGCTTGTCCTCGGGCGTCCAGTCGATCGTCACCCGGCCGTGCCCGGCGTCCACCACCGACTGCCCGATGTAGTCGTTGATCGCGGTGAGCTGGGGGAACCTGCCGTCGCCCATCGCCTTGATCAGCTCGGCCCCGGACAGGGTGTTCCACAGGTCCAGTTCGGACTCGATGCTCACGCGCACTCCCGTTCGATCATCGTGGGGCGCGTCCGGCGTCCCCCCGCCGTTCGAGATTCTCGTACGGCAGGGTAAACGCCCGTTTGCCGGAGGGCACTGTGCCGTTGGTCACGGCCGCGCGCCGGGGTCAGCCCCTGGTCAGACTGCCCGTGGTGGTGCCCGCGCCCAGCGGGCTGGGCGACTCGTAGCTCATCCGGCCCTCGCCGTTCAGGGTGAGGCGTACGGTGCCGCCGATGCAGAACCCCTCGCGTCCGTAAGTACTGGTGGGCACCTCACTGAACTCCACCGTGGATCCGGTGACCCCTGTGACGGTGAGGTCGTTGGTGCACTCCCAGTCGGAGTAGACGGCCGTGCCCTTGGACTTCCCCGCCGTGAGGGTGATCGTCACCTGCGAGACGTTCTCACCGCCGAGCACGGAGGGCGAGGAGACCTCGCCCTTCCAGGTGCCGCCGAACGCCGCCGGGACGCCCTGGCCGCCGTTGTCGTCAGCGCCGGGCGACGGGTTCGCCGTGCCGCCCTGCCCGGACGGCCGCCCGGACTGCCGGACGTCCGTCGTGGGGGAGGCCGTACGGGCGTCCCGGCCGCCCTCGTCGCCGTTCCGGTCGAGCAGGAACACCGCACCGAGGACGATGGCCGCGGTCGCCGCGACGGCCGCGGCCACCAGCGCCACCGTGCGGCCGTGCCCTTGGCCGTCGGGGGCGGGCCGGGTCGGCTGGTGGCCCGCGTCCGCCTGGTGACCGTGCGAAGGCCGGGTCGGCGGGGCCTGAGCGGGCGGAGGAGATCCCTGGGCGCCCGCCGAGGGGTCGGCCAGCCGCACCAGCAGGGACCGCGCGGTGGGACGCCGCGCCGGATCCTTGTCCAGGCACTCCGCCAGCAGCCCCCGCACCCGCTCGGGCACCCCCGACAGGTCCGGCGGCTCCGTGGCGATCCGGTTCATCAGCGCGGGGATGTTGCCGCCCCCGCCGAACGGGGGATGCCCGGTCGCCGCGTACACCATCGTCCCGGCCCACGCGAACACGTCCGACGCCGGCGTCGGCGGCTCGCCGCGCAGCCACTCGGGCGCGAAGTAGGCGGGCGTGCCGACCATCTGCGTGTGGGTCTCGGCGTCCACCGCCCGCGCGATCCCGAAGTCCACCACCCGCGGTCCGTCCGGGCCCAGCAGCACGTTGGCGGGCTTGAGGTCGCGGTGCACGATCCCGGCGCCGTGGACGGCGGTCAGGGCGCTGGCGGTGTTGACCATCAGCCGGTCCAGGTCCCCGCCGGTCAGCGGACCCCGCTCCTGCACCCGCTGCTGCAGCGACGGGCCTTCGACGTACTCGCTCACCACGTACGGGTGCCGGCCCGTGGTGGAGGACTCCAGCACCGCCGCCGTGCAGAACGGGGCGACCCGCTTGGCCGCCTCCATCTCCCGCGCGAACCGCGTCAGCGCGGCCGGTGAGGTCGCCTTGAGCACCTTGACCGCGACCCGCCGCCCGTCCGGCGCCTCACCGAGGTAGACGACCCCTTGCCCGCCCTCGCCGAGCCGGCCGGTCAGCCGGTACGCGCCGATGCGCTCCGGGTCGCCCGCCTCCAGCGGAAGGCTCGGCATACGATCGCTCCTTCAAGAGACGTCCATGGCTCTGTATGGGACGCGCCCACGCTACCGATCGGTTCGCCGCCTTAGGGTCTGCTCCATGGGAGTTGCCGACGGCTGGACGCGCTGTGCCCGGGGACACCAGCACTGGGGCAGGTACGGCGCCGCCGGGATGCTGATCTTTCATCGGGACGCCGAGGAGGGCCCGCACGTGCTGCTGCAGCAGCGGGCCTGGTGGTGCAGCGGTGCGCTGACCTGGTGCATGTTCGGCGGCGGCCGGCTCGGCGGGGAGGATCCGGTCACCGCCGCGCTGCGGGAGACCACAGAGGAGTGCACGCTCGACACCGGCGTGCTGCGGCTGCACGGGCTGGTCCACGACGACCACGGCGGCTGGAGCTACACCGCGGTGGTCGCCTCGGCCGACCGGATGCACCCGGTGCGTCCCGCTTCGGCCGAGACCCGCCGGGCCCGCTGGTTCCCCCTGGAGAAGGTCGCCGGGCTGCGGTTGTTCGAGCCTTTCGCGGTCAACTGGCCTAGGCTCGCCACCATGATGTCCCGGCTGGTCCTGGTGGTGGACGCCGCCAACGTGGTGGGCTCGCGCGCCGACGGGTGGTGGCGCGACCGGGCCGGCGCGACCGCGCGGCTCCGCGACGAGCTCGCCGGCCTCGCCGAGCGGGGGGTCACCGGCCTGCCCGAAGGCGTCGTCGGCCACGACATCTCGTTCCCCGAGATCGTCCTGGTGGTGGAGGGCGCGGCCCGCCCGGTGGCCGACGGCCAGGTGCCGGGCGTGCGGGTGGTCGCCGCGTCCGGCAGCGGCGACGACGCCATCGTGGACCTGGTCCGCGCGGCCGAGCCCGGGACGACCTGCCTGGTGGTGACCGCCGACCGCGGCCTGCGCGCCCGCGTCGCCGCCGCGGGCGGCCACTGCACCGGCCCGAGCTGGCTGCTGTCCCGGCTCTGACCGGGCTCACCGGTCTAACCGGTCACTTCTCCTCCGGCACCAGCCACACCGCGCCCAGCGGGGGCACCCGCAGGGCGGTGGAGGCCGGCTGGGCGTGGTACGGCTCCTCGACGGCCTCGACGCGGCCCATGTTGCCGACGCCGCTGCCGCCGTACTCGTAGGCGTCGGTGTTGACGACCTCGAGCCAGCCGCCCGCGCGGGGCAGCCCGATCCGGTAGTTCTCGTGCGGTTCGCCGGAGAAGTTGACCACGCAGGCCATCACCGAGCCGTCCGAGCCGTACCGCAGGAACGACAGGGTGTTCCCGGCGGCGTCGCTGGCGTCGATCCAGTGGAACCCGCCGGGCTCGTCGTCGATCGTGTAGAGCGCGGGCGTGTCGCGGTAGACCCGGTTGAGGTCGCGGACGAGCTTTTGCACCCCGAGATGGTGGGCGCCCTCCACGGCGTCGTCCAGCAGCCACCAGTCCAGGGTGCGCTCCTCGGCCCACTCGCCGCCCTGGGCGAACTCACCGCCCATAAACAGCAGCTGCTTGCCCGGATGCGCCCACATGTAGGCGAACAACGCCCGCAGGCCCGCGAACTTCTTCCAGGTGTCACCGGGCATCTTGCCCAGCAGCGACCCCTTCAGGTGCACCACCTCGTCGTGCGACAGCGGCAGCACGTAGTTCTCCGAGAACGCGTACACCAGCGAGAACGTGATCTCGTTGTGGTGGTAGTGCCGGAACACCGGGTCGTGCCGCATGTACGTGAGGGTGTCGTGCATCCACCCCATGTTCCACTTGAACCCGAAGCCCAGGCCGCCGAGGTGGGTGGGCCGGGACACGCCGGGCCATGCCGTGGACTCCTCGGCGACCATGATGACGCCCGGGTACCGCCGGTAGACGGTGGCGTTGGTCTCCTGCAGGAACGAGATGGCCTCCAGGTTCTCCCGCCCGCCGTACACGTTGGGCGCCCACTCGCCGTCCTTGCGGGAGTAGTCCAGGTAGAGCATCGAGGCCACGGCGTCCACCCGCAGCCCGTCGATGTGGAACTCCTCCATCCAGTAGCAGGCGTTGGCCACCAGGAAGTTGCGCACCTCGGCCCGGCCGTAGTTGAACACGTACGTGCCCCAGTCCGGGTGCTCGCCCTTGTGCGGGTCGACGTGCTCGTACAGGGCGGTGCCGTCGAACCGGCCCAGCGCCCACTCGTCCTTGGGGAAGTGCGCCGGCACCCAGTCCACCAGCACCGCGATGCCCGCCTGGTGCAGCGAGTCCACCAGATGACGGAAGTCGTCGGGGCTGCCGAAGCGGGAACTCGGCGCGTAGTACGACGTCACCTGGTAGCCCCACGACGGCCCGTACGGGTGCTCGGCCACCGGCAGGAACTCCACATGGGTGAACCCCATGTCCTTCACGTACGCGGTCAGCTCTTCGGCCAGCTCCCGGTAGCCCAGGCCCTTGCGCCACGACCCCAGGTGCACCTCGTAGATGCTCATCGGCTCGTGCAGCCAGTCGCGCTCCTTGCGCTGGGCCATCCACTCGGCGTCGCCCCACTCGTAGGAGGAGGCGAACACCCGGGACGCGGTCGCCGGCGGCTGCTCGGCCCACTCGGCCATCGGGTCGGCCTTGGACCGCCAGTGCCCGTCCGCGCCGAGGATCTCGTACTTGTAGGTCGCGCCGGTGCCGACGTCGGGGATGAACAGCTCCCAGATCCCGCTGGAGCCCAGCGACCGCATCGGGTGCGCCCGCCCGTCCCAGTAGTTGAAGTCGCCGATCACCCGCACCCCGCGCGCGTTCGGCGCCCACACCGCGAACGACGTGCCGCTGACCGGGCCGAACGCCGACGCGTAGGTGCGCACCCGCGCGCCCAGCGCCTTCCACAGCTCCTCGTGCCGCCCCTCGGCGAACAGGTGCAGGTCCAGTTCGCCCAGCGTCGGCAGGTAGCGGTACGGGTCGTCCTGGATCAGCTCCGGCCCGCCCGGATAGCGCACCGCCAGCCGGTAGTCCGGCACGGCCTGCGGGGCCCGGCCGTCGTCGCCCGACAGGGCGTGCCCGTTCGGGACGGTCCCCGCGAACACTCCTTGGTGCACGTGGTGCAGCGGATGCCGGTCGCCATTCGGCAGCACCACCTCGACCTGCTCGGCCAGCGGCCGCAGCGCGCGGATGGTGACCCCGTCCCGGTCGGGGTGCGCGCCGAGGATCGAATGCGGATCGTGGTGGTGGCCGTCGACAAGCCGGTCGAGCTCCTCGTGCGTCACCCGAGCCATGGTGATCTGGGCCTCCCTGTCGTCCGCGTGGCCTCCTGCAGAACCTATGCCTGCCCCGTGACGGCGGAGTTTCACCTCCCGGCAACGATCGGGGAAAAGTTGCCCGAACCGGTCAACGCCCCCGGGTGCGGAACGCGCCATACCGGCGCAATGCGCGGTCGGCCATCTCGTACAGGCGTTCGTTCTCGAGGATGGTCCGGCGGGCCCGGGCGACCGGGGCGTGCCGCACCCAGTGGACGGCGGCGCCGGGGGAGCGGCGGCGCACCACGCCCTCCCCGACCGGGGTCTCGTGGCTGCGCAGCTCCTCCTTGTAGCGCCAGCCCACCCCCGGCCCCAGGTCCATCTCCCGGATGCCCCGTTCGGCCGCCGCCTCCGCCATCCGCAGGTGCAGCGCCATGCCGGGGGAGTAGCGGGAGTAGCCCGGGTCGTACACCGGGAACCAGGTGATCAGCGTGTGGTCGCTGCGCAGCCCGAAGTGCCCGGCCACCGGAGCGCCCCCGGCGTACAGCATGGACAGGCATCCGGCGAACCCCGGCTCGCGGGTGCCGTGCAGCAGCTCCACCAGGTCCACCACCCAGCGGCGGGAGAACCGGTCGGTGCGGCCCATCGCCCGGTACTGCTCGGACTTCCAGCGCCGCACCAGCGCCAGCGACGCGGCGTCGCGCACGTCGAAGTCGAACGTCACCTCGCCGACCTGCCGGGCCAGCTTGCGCTCCTTGTAGCGGGTCTGCTTGACCACCTTGGAGCCCCTGGCCTGCAGTCCCTTGGCGTAGCCGGCGAAGCCGTCGCTCAGGTCCATGATCACCGACCCGAGGGTCCTGCGGGTGTACGGCTCGAACCACGGCTGCCCGGTCACCAGCGTGCCGTACTCCCACACCGCCAGCCCGCAGCCGCGCAGCAGCTCCCGCGCGTCCAGCCGGTCCAGCCCGGGCGCGTGCACCAGGCCCTGGCACAGCGACAGCCAGCCGCCGATCGCCGCGCCGCTGCCCCGGCCCGTGAGCTCGAACGGGAAGAACCCCACCAGGTCGGACCCCTCCTCCAGCACCGCGACCCGCGCCCCCTTCCGCACCTGGTCGACGGCGCGGGCGTACCCCGCCGACATGAACGGGTTGGCCAGCCGGGGGGTGGCGGCCTGCATCGCGCGCCAGGCGGCCAGCTCGGCGTCCCCCAGCTCGCGGGGGCGGACGACGGTGATGCGCATGCGGGTCCTGCCTTCGTCAGGTGCGGTCCAGCCAGCGGACCTCGTACGGGCCCAGGGTGATCTCGGTCTTGCCGACACGGGTCCTCACCGGCTCGCCGGAGATGTTGGCCGCCACCGCCTTGCGGGGCTGGGCCAGCACCCGGACCTTGGGCGAGGAGGCGCGCACGTCGATCATCGGGGTGCCGGCCGGGAACCACCGCGCGAACGCCTGCAGCACCCCCAGCATCCGGCCCGGGGCGCCGCCGTCCGGCACCGAGGTGGTCACCCACAGGCAGCCCTTGCAGGTGCGGTCGCCGTCCCTGGGGATGCGGTTCCAGTACAGCACCGTGGACACCCCGGCCTTGGCATGGTCGATCAGCGACGCCACGTGCATGGCGGCCCGCTTGTCCTCGCTCCAGGGGTCGGTGCGCGGCTCGACGTAGTACTCGTTCCACCAGATCGGCAGGTCGGTCTTGGACCGCAGCCACCTGTTGATGACGACGAACTTGTCCAGCGCGGTGACCTCGTCGGGGTAGACGTCGCGGTCGTCGCTGGCGGTGGGGCCGTCGACGGTGATGAAGTCCGCGCCGCGCTTGTGGGCCAGCCAGTACTCGACGGCGTCGAGGGCGATCTGGTCCACGCTGCCCCACGGGCCGCGCAGATGCGACCCCAGGTCGCCGCCGACGTGGCTGTACATGGGGACGTACGGGCCGCCGACCTTGTTCTCGGGGTTGACCGCCTTGAGGGCGTCGTAGACCAGGTTGTAGAGCCGCGTGTAGCCCTCGTGGTTCCACCGGCCGCGCCGCGGGTCGAAGAACCCCTTCATCTCGTTCCAGACCGCGAAGTACCGCACGTCGGGGTAGCGGCGCGCGACGGTGGCGGCCAGCCGGGCGAAGTCGTCGTAGTGCTCGGGCCGCGGGGCGACCTCCAGCCTGTTCCAGTTGGTGTCGCCCTTCCGGCCGCCCTTCATCCAGTCGGGGGCGCAGCACAGGGTGATGACGGGGATGCCGCCGGTGCGGCGGATGTAGTCGATCCGCCGGTCCAGCGAGGCGAAGTCGTACCGGCCCGGCGCCGGCTCGGGGTTGTCGGCGCCCCAGCCCATGATGTGCTGGTTCTGGATCATCGGCTGGCGGGAGATCGCCTGGGCCGCCACGTCGCTGGACGGGCCGACGTCGGCGCTGCGGTCGGTGTGCGTGAACCCCCACACCGTCCAGGGCGCCTTGTAGGGGGCGCCGATGACGCCGATCCGTTCCGGCGGGCCCGCGACCGGCCTGCCGGGGCTGTCGTCCTGCAGGACCCAGAACGCCACGGCGGCGGCGACCGCGACCGTCACGACGAACGCGAGGGCGGCCAGCGGGCCGCGGCGGCGGCGCACCGGCGTCGGCGGCGCCTGGGCGTACGGATGGTGTCCGATGTGGCTCATGGGTGTACCTCAGCTCGGCCGCGAGAACGTGAAGGGCTGGCTTTTCACGCCGTTGTCGAAGCTCGACAGCAGCGGTACGGGATCGCCGGTCGTGCGCAGGCCGGGCAGCCGGTCGTACAGCTCCCGGAACATGATCCGCAGCTCCATCCGGGCCAGGTTGGCGCCCAGGCACAGGTGGGGGCCGGGGCCGCCGAACCCCACGTGCGGGTTGGGGCTGCGGGTGATGTCGAAGACGTCGGGGTCGGGGAACACCTCGGGGTCGCGGTTGGCGGCCGGGTAGAACAGCACCACCTTGTCGCCGGCCTTGAGCGGATGGCCGTTCAGCACGTGGTCCCGGGTGAGGGTGCGGCGGAACTGGATGATCGGGGAGGAGTACCGGACGATCTCCTCGATCGCCCCGCCGATGCGGCCGTCGAAGTCCGCCAGCAGCAGGTCGCGCTGGTCGGGGTTCTCGGTGAACAGCCGCAGGCCGTGGGACAGGGCGTTGCGGGTGGTCTCGTTCCCGGCCACCAGCAGCAGGTCGAAGAACGACCCCAGTTCCCGCAGCGACAGCCGCTCGCCGTCGTGCCTGCCTCCACCGCCCGAACCCGCCTCCGCGTTGACGAGGGCGGAGACCAGGTCGTCGGTGGGGTTCTGGCGTCTGGCCCGGCCCAGCCGCGCCACCAGGCGGTGCAGGTCGGCGATGGCCTTGAGGTTGCCGCCCAGGAGCCGGAGGGCGCGGGGGCTGGTCAGCGAGCCGCGCACCCCCGAGTACTCGGTCATGGCGTCGATGCGCCGCAGCACGTACGGCCTGGTCCGCTCGGGGATGCCCATCATCGCGCAGATCACGTTGATGGGCAGCCGGGCGGCCACCTGGGGCACGAAGTCGCGCGGGCCCTCGGCGATCAGGTCGTCGACGATGCGGGTGGCGGTGGCCTGGATCTCGGCCTCGATCCTGGCCAGCATCTTCGGGCTGAACGCCCGGGACACGATCCGGCGCAGCCGGGCGTGCCGCGGGTCGTCCATGTTGACCATCGGGGTGCCCAGCAGCGCCGACAGCCACGGCGGCGGCTCCGGGGAGGTCGCCGCGGGCTCGCTGCTGAACGTCCTGGCGTCCCGGCTGGCGGCCACCACGTCGGCGTGCCGGACCAGCGCGTGAAAACCCCGTCCGGACCGCACGAACGGAATCCTCGGCTCCGGAAAGAACACCGGCGCGCCGCGTTCCCGCAGCCGGGCGAAATCGGCCAGCCGCTCCTTTTCCGGGCGCGCCCAGAATTCCATGCCGAGCAGGTCCATGTCGGCGGTGGCGGATTGCAGGGACACGATGTCTCCCCTGTTCGTGACGGGTGTCTGTGGCGAAATCCGAGCCTGCGATCACGTTAGCCCGCGCCCGATCCGCAAACCGGACCGGCCCGTCCGGCTATACCGTTAGAACGCCCGCCATGGGATGGAGGTTCGGGTGGTTTTGGCGGTCCTGGTGAATTCGATGGACGGCCCTTACCGAAGGCGGAGAATACGGCGCGGCGGCCGGATCGCCCGCCGGGCGCGGGAACGCGCCGCACCGGGTGTCCGCGGAATCACTCCTGTATGACCGTGATGGCAGAGGTTTCTGGCGTCCCGGTGGCACCTGGAGCCCGG is a genomic window containing:
- the glgB gene encoding 1,4-alpha-glucan branching protein GlgB, which translates into the protein MARVTHEELDRLVDGHHHDPHSILGAHPDRDGVTIRALRPLAEQVEVVLPNGDRHPLHHVHQGVFAGTVPNGHALSGDDGRAPQAVPDYRLAVRYPGGPELIQDDPYRYLPTLGELDLHLFAEGRHEELWKALGARVRTYASAFGPVSGTSFAVWAPNARGVRVIGDFNYWDGRAHPMRSLGSSGIWELFIPDVGTGATYKYEILGADGHWRSKADPMAEWAEQPPATASRVFASSYEWGDAEWMAQRKERDWLHEPMSIYEVHLGSWRKGLGYRELAEELTAYVKDMGFTHVEFLPVAEHPYGPSWGYQVTSYYAPSSRFGSPDDFRHLVDSLHQAGIAVLVDWVPAHFPKDEWALGRFDGTALYEHVDPHKGEHPDWGTYVFNYGRAEVRNFLVANACYWMEEFHIDGLRVDAVASMLYLDYSRKDGEWAPNVYGGRENLEAISFLQETNATVYRRYPGVIMVAEESTAWPGVSRPTHLGGLGFGFKWNMGWMHDTLTYMRHDPVFRHYHHNEITFSLVYAFSENYVLPLSHDEVVHLKGSLLGKMPGDTWKKFAGLRALFAYMWAHPGKQLLFMGGEFAQGGEWAEERTLDWWLLDDAVEGAHHLGVQKLVRDLNRVYRDTPALYTIDDEPGGFHWIDASDAAGNTLSFLRYGSDGSVMACVVNFSGEPHENYRIGLPRAGGWLEVVNTDAYEYGGSGVGNMGRVEAVEEPYHAQPASTALRVPPLGAVWLVPEEK
- a CDS encoding GNAT family N-acetyltransferase; translated protein: MRITVVRPRELGDAELAAWRAMQAATPRLANPFMSAGYARAVDQVRKGARVAVLEEGSDLVGFFPFELTGRGSGAAIGGWLSLCQGLVHAPGLDRLDARELLRGCGLAVWEYGTLVTGQPWFEPYTRRTLGSVIMDLSDGFAGYAKGLQARGSKVVKQTRYKERKLARQVGEVTFDFDVRDAASLALVRRWKSEQYRAMGRTDRFSRRWVVDLVELLHGTREPGFAGCLSMLYAGGAPVAGHFGLRSDHTLITWFPVYDPGYSRYSPGMALHLRMAEAAAERGIREMDLGPGVGWRYKEELRSHETPVGEGVVRRRSPGAAVHWVRHAPVARARRTILENERLYEMADRALRRYGAFRTRGR
- a CDS encoding GH39 family glycosyl hydrolase; its protein translation is MSHIGHHPYAQAPPTPVRRRRGPLAALAFVVTVAVAAAVAFWVLQDDSPGRPVAGPPERIGVIGAPYKAPWTVWGFTHTDRSADVGPSSDVAAQAISRQPMIQNQHIMGWGADNPEPAPGRYDFASLDRRIDYIRRTGGIPVITLCCAPDWMKGGRKGDTNWNRLEVAPRPEHYDDFARLAATVARRYPDVRYFAVWNEMKGFFDPRRGRWNHEGYTRLYNLVYDALKAVNPENKVGGPYVPMYSHVGGDLGSHLRGPWGSVDQIALDAVEYWLAHKRGADFITVDGPTASDDRDVYPDEVTALDKFVVINRWLRSKTDLPIWWNEYYVEPRTDPWSEDKRAAMHVASLIDHAKAGVSTVLYWNRIPRDGDRTCKGCLWVTTSVPDGGAPGRMLGVLQAFARWFPAGTPMIDVRASSPKVRVLAQPRKAVAANISGEPVRTRVGKTEITLGPYEVRWLDRT
- a CDS encoding cytochrome P450, which gives rise to MDLLGMEFWARPEKERLADFARLRERGAPVFFPEPRIPFVRSGRGFHALVRHADVVAASRDARTFSSEPAATSPEPPPWLSALLGTPMVNMDDPRHARLRRIVSRAFSPKMLARIEAEIQATATRIVDDLIAEGPRDFVPQVAARLPINVICAMMGIPERTRPYVLRRIDAMTEYSGVRGSLTSPRALRLLGGNLKAIADLHRLVARLGRARRQNPTDDLVSALVNAEAGSGGGGRHDGERLSLRELGSFFDLLLVAGNETTRNALSHGLRLFTENPDQRDLLLADFDGRIGGAIEEIVRYSSPIIQFRRTLTRDHVLNGHPLKAGDKVVLFYPAANRDPEVFPDPDVFDITRSPNPHVGFGGPGPHLCLGANLARMELRIMFRELYDRLPGLRTTGDPVPLLSSFDNGVKSQPFTFSRPS